Proteins co-encoded in one Lysobacter solisilvae genomic window:
- the mutM gene encoding bifunctional DNA-formamidopyrimidine glycosylase/DNA-(apurinic or apyrimidinic site) lyase has translation MPELPEVETTRRGLAPHLEGRRVTGVTLRRPDLRWPIPPQIARCLPGERIDAVRRRAKYLLLDTAVGSALLHLGMSGSLRVLPARTPVGPHDHVDLALEGGRVLRFNDPRRFGSLLWQPPGVTHELLRGLGPEPLSEAFDGDYLFALSRGRRAPVKTFLMDQSVVVGVGNIYAAEALFEAGISPLRAAGRVSRERYAGLAAAVKDILAYAIERGGTTLRDFISPDGEPGYFELELAAYGRGGQPCPRCARPLKQATIGQRATVWCGHCQR, from the coding sequence ATGCCCGAATTGCCCGAAGTCGAAACCACCCGCCGCGGCCTGGCCCCGCATCTGGAGGGTCGCCGGGTCACCGGCGTCACCCTGCGCAGGCCCGACCTGCGCTGGCCGATCCCGCCGCAGATCGCCCGCTGCCTGCCGGGGGAGCGGATCGACGCGGTCCGGCGCCGGGCCAAGTACCTGCTGCTGGACACCGCCGTGGGCAGCGCGCTGCTGCATCTGGGCATGTCCGGCAGCCTGCGCGTGCTGCCAGCGAGGACGCCGGTCGGGCCGCACGACCACGTCGACCTGGCGCTGGAAGGCGGCCGTGTGCTGCGTTTCAACGACCCACGCCGCTTCGGCAGCCTGCTGTGGCAGCCTCCGGGCGTTACCCACGAGCTGCTGCGCGGCCTGGGCCCGGAACCGCTGTCGGAGGCCTTCGACGGCGATTACCTGTTCGCCCTCAGCCGCGGCCGCCGCGCGCCGGTGAAGACTTTCCTGATGGACCAGTCGGTGGTGGTCGGGGTGGGCAACATCTACGCCGCCGAAGCCCTGTTCGAGGCGGGCATCTCGCCCCTGCGGGCCGCAGGCCGGGTGTCGCGGGAGCGCTACGCGGGGCTCGCGGCGGCCGTGAAGGACATCCTGGCCTACGCCATCGAGCGCGGGGGGACGACGCTGCGCGACTTCATCAGTCCCGACGGCGAGCCGGGCTACTTCGAGCTGGAACTGGCCGCCTACGGCCGCGGAGGCCAGCCCTGCCCGCGCTGCGCCCGACCTCTGAAGCAGGCCACCATCGGCCAGCGCGCGACGGTGTGGTGCGGGCACTGCCAGCGCTGA
- a CDS encoding DesA family fatty acid desaturase codes for MSASILDFLTGGLLQAGWGALAIYFLIATQLTIFSVTLYLHRSQAHRAVDFHPLLAHVFRFWTWLSTGMVTREWAAIHRKHHAKCETEEDPHSPQIKGIGTVFWRGVELYKEARDDRASIEQYGKGCPEDWIERHLYSRFPTLGPTAYLLVSFTLFGFWGVALWAMQMAWIPFWAAGVVNGLGHWWGYRNFETTDTATNLSPWGVWIGGEELHNNHHAFPSSAKFALRRFEVDIGWVAIRLFQSVGLAKVLRVAPTLDVRPNIAMPDGETLRALLAIRFQAMTDYYRTVTLPALRDAKLRLPRALRRGLADGGRWLDEDKRQRLQAWLAEQPQLAQLAEFRARLAQVLEERSSDAQATLTRLHAWCAEAEATGNAALRAFSMRMKGYALAPSRLA; via the coding sequence ATGTCCGCATCGATCCTCGACTTCCTCACCGGTGGCCTGCTGCAGGCCGGTTGGGGCGCATTGGCGATCTACTTCCTGATCGCCACCCAGCTGACCATCTTCTCGGTGACGCTGTACCTGCACCGCAGCCAGGCGCATCGGGCGGTGGACTTCCATCCGCTGCTCGCGCATGTGTTCCGGTTCTGGACCTGGCTGTCGACGGGCATGGTCACGCGCGAATGGGCGGCCATCCACCGCAAGCACCACGCCAAGTGCGAGACCGAGGAAGACCCGCACAGCCCGCAGATCAAGGGCATCGGCACCGTCTTCTGGCGCGGCGTGGAGTTGTACAAGGAAGCGCGCGACGACCGCGCCTCGATCGAGCAGTACGGCAAGGGCTGCCCCGAGGACTGGATCGAGCGCCATCTCTACTCGCGCTTCCCCACTCTGGGCCCGACGGCCTATCTCCTGGTGAGCTTCACGCTGTTCGGCTTCTGGGGTGTCGCGCTGTGGGCCATGCAGATGGCGTGGATCCCGTTCTGGGCGGCGGGCGTGGTCAACGGACTGGGCCACTGGTGGGGCTACCGCAACTTCGAGACGACCGACACCGCCACCAACCTGTCGCCCTGGGGCGTGTGGATCGGTGGCGAGGAACTGCACAACAACCACCACGCCTTCCCGTCCTCGGCCAAGTTCGCCCTGCGCCGCTTCGAAGTGGACATCGGCTGGGTCGCCATCCGCCTGTTCCAGTCGGTCGGCCTGGCCAAGGTGCTGCGCGTGGCGCCGACGCTGGACGTGCGACCCAACATCGCCATGCCCGATGGCGAGACGCTGCGGGCGCTGCTGGCCATCCGCTTCCAGGCGATGACCGACTACTACCGCACCGTGACCCTGCCCGCCCTGCGCGACGCCAAGCTGCGCCTGCCGCGCGCGCTGCGGCGCGGCCTCGCGGACGGCGGCCGCTGGCTCGACGAGGACAAGCGCCAGCGCCTGCAGGCCTGGCTGGCCGAGCAGCCGCAGCTGGCCCAGCTGGCGGAGTTCCGCGCCCGCCTGGCGCAGGTGCTGGAAGAACGTTCCAGCGACGCCCAGGCCACGCTGACCCGGCTGCACGCGTGGTGCGCCGAGGCCGAAGCCACCGGCAACGCCGCGCTGCGGGCCTTCTCGATGCGCATGAAGGGCTATGCGCTGGCGCCTTCGCGCCTGGCCTGA